One window from the genome of Dyadobacter sp. CECT 9275 encodes:
- a CDS encoding ABC transporter permease translates to MLKNYFKIAWRNLLKNKAFSAINIVGLAFGLASCMLISLYVLDELSFDRYNEKADQIVRVYFKGTMQGGKINESHIMPPVAQALKNDYPEVLQATRLRQAGFPKVLIGDKQYNGDEMAFADSNFFQVFTLPLIKGDSRTALLEPNTLVITRELAEKYFGKQDPIGKTLVFKGSDITYKVTGVIEKVPANSSFHFDIFLSMAGLEEARSPSWMVSEFFTYLVLQKGYDYRKLEAKLPLTVDKYMGPQVKKAMGITMDELRKSGNHLGLYLQPLTDIHLHSDFGYDLGNAGDIRYVYIFGAVAIIMLVIACINFMNLSTAGASKRAREVGVRKVMGSEKKELVLQFLLESILLTSFALVLSVVFGLLALPLFNELSGKALTLRLDAVQALIPSLLVFGLCVGILAGSYPAFFLSSFKPISVLKGKFTSGKGSIGLRSGLVVVQFCISIMLMIGTTVVYQQLKYIQNKKLGYSKDQVLVLDTWSLGKNQQVFQEELLAEPGVVNVTSSGYLPAGPSYNNNYLVYPDGRNTTLVKTLRYEVDHNYIPTLNMEMAYGRNFSKDFGNDSASVILNETAAKMLGWKKNALNHTISRRDNEGNTNTFHVIGVVKDFHFRSLHERITPLVMTLGGEAGITIVKIKTKDMNNLLARIKEKWDAFRPENPFSYSFLDERFNDTYKAEMKTGQILGIFAGLTIFVACLGLFGLAMFTAEQRTKEIGVRKVLGASVIGITALLSREFLKLVMIAIIIAMPLAWYGMDKWLQGFEYKISISWWMLGISGLLSTLVALLTISYQSVKAALMDPVQSLRSE, encoded by the coding sequence ATGTTAAAAAACTATTTTAAAATTGCCTGGCGGAACCTCCTGAAAAACAAAGCATTTTCCGCAATTAATATCGTGGGACTGGCATTTGGACTGGCTTCCTGCATGCTCATCAGCCTTTATGTGCTGGACGAACTAAGCTTTGATCGTTATAATGAAAAAGCTGACCAGATCGTCCGTGTTTATTTCAAGGGCACCATGCAGGGCGGGAAAATAAATGAGTCCCATATTATGCCTCCGGTGGCCCAGGCTTTGAAAAACGATTACCCTGAAGTACTACAGGCTACCCGTTTACGCCAGGCAGGTTTCCCTAAAGTGTTGATCGGAGACAAACAATATAACGGTGATGAAATGGCCTTTGCGGATTCCAATTTTTTTCAGGTTTTTACGCTGCCGCTTATTAAGGGCGATTCCAGGACTGCATTACTTGAACCAAATACCTTGGTTATTACCAGGGAACTTGCAGAAAAATACTTTGGAAAGCAGGATCCGATAGGTAAGACTTTGGTTTTCAAAGGGTCTGATATCACCTATAAGGTGACCGGTGTAATAGAAAAGGTACCTGCAAATTCGTCCTTTCACTTTGATATTTTTCTTTCCATGGCGGGTCTGGAAGAAGCCCGATCGCCCTCCTGGATGGTATCAGAGTTTTTTACCTACCTGGTACTACAAAAGGGGTATGACTACCGGAAACTGGAAGCCAAGTTGCCGCTAACAGTTGATAAATACATGGGCCCTCAGGTAAAAAAAGCGATGGGCATCACCATGGACGAACTCCGGAAAAGTGGTAACCATCTGGGCTTGTATCTGCAGCCACTGACCGACATACACCTTCACTCTGATTTTGGGTATGACCTCGGGAATGCCGGCGATATCAGGTACGTTTATATTTTTGGGGCCGTGGCCATTATCATGCTGGTGATAGCCTGTATTAACTTCATGAATCTTTCAACAGCCGGTGCTTCTAAACGGGCGCGTGAGGTGGGCGTAAGGAAGGTGATGGGTTCAGAGAAAAAAGAGTTGGTTTTACAATTCTTACTCGAGTCCATTTTGCTTACTTCGTTTGCATTGGTGTTATCCGTTGTCTTCGGATTACTCGCGCTTCCTCTGTTTAATGAATTATCCGGTAAAGCTCTGACGCTTCGGCTGGATGCTGTTCAGGCGCTCATACCCAGCCTGCTGGTTTTTGGATTATGTGTTGGCATATTGGCCGGGAGTTACCCTGCTTTTTTTCTTTCCTCGTTTAAACCGATTTCAGTTCTGAAGGGAAAATTTACATCCGGTAAGGGTAGTATTGGCCTGCGAAGCGGGTTGGTAGTGGTGCAATTCTGCATTTCAATTATGCTGATGATCGGGACTACGGTAGTTTATCAGCAGCTCAAATATATCCAGAATAAAAAGCTGGGGTACAGCAAAGATCAGGTACTGGTGCTGGATACGTGGTCTCTTGGTAAAAATCAGCAGGTGTTTCAGGAAGAACTGCTGGCAGAGCCGGGCGTGGTCAATGTAACCTCGTCGGGTTATCTTCCGGCAGGCCCTTCCTACAATAACAACTATCTGGTGTATCCGGATGGGCGTAATACCACGCTGGTAAAAACCTTGCGTTATGAAGTGGACCATAACTACATACCTACCTTAAACATGGAAATGGCATACGGACGCAACTTTTCCAAGGATTTCGGGAATGATTCAGCCAGCGTCATTCTCAATGAAACGGCCGCTAAAATGCTTGGATGGAAAAAAAATGCACTGAACCATACCATTAGCCGAAGGGATAACGAAGGTAATACCAACACCTTTCATGTGATTGGAGTAGTAAAAGATTTTCATTTCCGTTCGCTGCACGAGCGGATCACTCCCCTGGTCATGACCTTGGGCGGTGAAGCAGGAATAACAATCGTTAAAATTAAAACGAAGGATATGAACAATCTTCTGGCACGGATAAAGGAAAAATGGGACGCATTCCGGCCCGAAAATCCATTCAGTTATTCTTTCCTGGACGAACGATTTAACGATACTTACAAGGCAGAGATGAAAACAGGACAGATCCTGGGTATTTTTGCAGGGCTGACTATTTTTGTGGCATGTCTGGGATTATTTGGACTGGCAATGTTTACTGCTGAACAACGGACAAAGGAAATCGGCGTTCGTAAAGTACTCGGAGCATCTGTAATTGGTATCACAGCACTTTTGTCCAGGGAATTCTTAAAACTGGTGATGATTGCAATCATCATTGCCATGCCACTTGCCTGGTACGGGATGGACAAATGGTTGCAGGGTTTTGAGTACAAAATCAGTATTTCCTGGTGGATGTTAGGTATTTCTGGCCTTCTTTCCACGCTTGTGGCATTACTTACGATCTCTTATCAATCCGTAAAGGCAGCACTGATGGACCCTGTGCAATCGCTTCGGTCGGAATAG
- a CDS encoding ion channel, which translates to MSRASLSDKQKKSVDNTGFSPNSAAEGRRLVNRDGSTNLRKMGLPFYERISIYHSLLRMSRVTFILTVFAIYTSLNILFASIYFFLGADSLAGSQSATSVLERYLQAFFFSSQTLTTVGYGHISPVGFVTNVVASIESFIGIMSFALVTGIFYARFSRPQAYIRFSHNVLIAPYKRGKALMFRLATYKNNHLTNAEAEVTAAVHLTENGKTQTKFYQLTLEMNKINSMAISWTIVHPLDDNSPFSGFTDQDFFEGKLELMVSIRAFDDHFSNTVQQRTSYTQQEMIFGARFLPMYERSENGQYTHVMLNKINDYEVVNFDA; encoded by the coding sequence ATGAGTCGTGCATCTTTATCCGATAAGCAAAAAAAATCCGTAGACAATACCGGTTTCAGTCCTAATAGTGCAGCCGAAGGAAGGCGGCTGGTAAACCGCGACGGCAGTACCAATCTTCGTAAAATGGGCTTGCCGTTCTATGAACGTATCAGCATTTACCATTCGCTGCTGCGTATGTCACGCGTTACTTTTATCCTGACTGTTTTTGCCATTTACACCAGCCTCAATATCCTGTTTGCGTCCATCTATTTTTTTCTGGGAGCCGATAGCCTTGCCGGATCGCAGTCGGCCACGAGTGTGCTGGAACGTTATCTGCAGGCGTTCTTTTTTAGTTCCCAAACACTCACCACCGTTGGGTATGGACATATCAGTCCGGTAGGTTTTGTGACCAACGTGGTTGCCTCCATTGAGTCTTTTATTGGAATCATGTCCTTCGCGCTGGTAACTGGTATATTTTATGCCCGGTTTTCAAGACCGCAGGCATACATTCGTTTTAGCCATAATGTGCTGATTGCCCCGTATAAAAGAGGGAAAGCGCTGATGTTTCGGCTTGCGACCTATAAAAATAACCACCTGACCAATGCGGAAGCAGAAGTGACCGCTGCCGTCCACCTGACAGAAAATGGCAAAACACAAACAAAATTCTACCAGCTTACCCTGGAAATGAACAAAATCAATTCGATGGCGATCAGCTGGACGATCGTTCATCCGCTGGATGACAATAGTCCCTTTTCCGGTTTTACCGATCAGGATTTTTTTGAAGGAAAGCTGGAACTTATGGTTTCCATCCGGGCTTTTGATGATCATTTTTCCAATACCGTGCAGCAACGTACTTCTTATACACAGCAGGAAATGATATTTGGAGCGCGTTTTCTCCCGATGTATGAACGATCCGAAAATGGCCAGTACACACACGTGATGCTCAATAAAATCAACGACTACGAAGTGGTGAATTTTGATGCATAG
- a CDS encoding outer membrane beta-barrel family protein, with product MKLILLNLLLLAGAFLFSGSVAVAQSPVTGYEIAGYIADSASQKKLDFITVNLMADKNTVVKVDYSKADGSFSFSGIKPAKYTVAIVGVGYRTKILVADLTDSTQKVLELGQVKISTLAVGLKEVTVTATKPVVTQEVDRISYDMQADPESKVFSVLEMMRKVPLLSLDSDDNIALKGNTDFKILINGKPSSMVERSYKEILRSMPASSIVRIEVITTPPAKYDAEGLAGIINIITNKKIDNGYNGSINVNERFPVGGPGAGGSFSAKLGKLGMSAFGGASIYNTPLISNINTRNTTGTEPTLLTQNGSNRSDSRGAYLGYELTYEIDTLNLLSGQFNINGNSYDGLANQKSILTSVNGVLQNYLLSNNNHGNGNGWDGALNYQRTSRADKNRLLTFSYRYFTYNNNQRNNLSITQRLNYDMPDYRQINDQHFAEQTFQVDYVYPVKKITIEAGLKAIMRDNQSDFQNWSENDETGEYEIQPGLSNKFKNTQNVFGAYNTYQYNFKNWSIKAGARIEETVIRANFISTDSKVTRDYFNVIPSVSVNRKLKGNSAINLGYTQRIQRPGIYQLNPFVDKSNPNFERTGNPDLRPANVNDLQLAYNWSKKLSVNVGLGFTFFKDLIFPVSVYDSTTNITRTSFGNTGTAKLPQANLNINYPITKRWNFSMNTRAAYGMVEGVVNNILIKNKGLMYQLSFSTGYRLEHDWRVNANLNANGPSLQFQGTSNTMLSTSFSVSKDLLKDKLSFSASISNPFNKFRKDHREVFGPDFTQYTDRRDYFRSGNLSLNYKFGKLKDAIKKNKRGIRNDDVQNGN from the coding sequence ATGAAATTAATTTTGCTGAACCTCTTACTGCTCGCCGGTGCTTTCCTGTTTTCTGGCTCCGTTGCCGTCGCTCAGAGCCCTGTAACCGGATATGAAATTGCCGGGTACATCGCGGATTCTGCCTCACAGAAAAAGCTTGATTTTATTACGGTTAATCTGATGGCCGATAAGAACACTGTTGTGAAAGTAGATTACAGCAAGGCCGACGGGTCGTTTTCTTTTTCCGGAATAAAACCGGCGAAATACACTGTTGCGATCGTGGGTGTGGGATACCGAACCAAAATCCTTGTGGCGGACCTTACCGACTCTACACAAAAGGTACTTGAATTGGGCCAGGTGAAAATCAGTACATTGGCCGTTGGTTTGAAGGAAGTTACGGTGACTGCTACAAAACCGGTTGTCACGCAGGAAGTGGACCGTATTTCCTACGATATGCAGGCTGATCCCGAGAGCAAGGTATTCAGCGTGTTGGAAATGATGCGGAAGGTACCGCTGCTTTCTCTGGATTCGGACGATAACATTGCGCTGAAAGGTAATACAGATTTTAAGATACTTATCAACGGAAAACCTTCCAGTATGGTGGAAAGAAGTTATAAGGAAATTTTGAGAAGTATGCCGGCTTCATCCATTGTACGTATTGAAGTGATTACAACGCCACCGGCAAAATATGATGCCGAGGGCCTTGCCGGGATTATTAATATCATCACCAACAAGAAAATTGACAACGGCTACAACGGGTCTATCAATGTGAACGAAAGATTTCCGGTGGGTGGCCCGGGCGCCGGAGGCTCCTTCTCGGCCAAGCTCGGGAAATTGGGTATGTCGGCCTTTGGAGGTGCCAGTATTTACAACACGCCGCTTATCAGTAATATCAACACCAGAAATACCACAGGTACCGAGCCCACCCTGTTAACGCAAAACGGAAGTAACCGGTCAGATAGCAGAGGGGCCTATCTGGGATATGAGCTTACGTATGAAATAGATACGCTCAATCTGCTTTCAGGACAGTTCAATATCAATGGCAACAGCTACGATGGACTGGCCAATCAGAAAAGTATACTCACCTCCGTTAACGGCGTTTTGCAGAATTACTTGCTTAGCAATAACAACCACGGAAATGGCAACGGATGGGATGGAGCCCTCAACTACCAACGCACTTCCAGGGCTGATAAAAACCGGCTGCTTACATTTTCTTACCGGTATTTTACTTATAACAACAACCAGAGAAACAACCTGTCCATCACCCAACGTTTAAATTATGACATGCCCGATTACCGGCAGATCAACGATCAGCATTTTGCAGAACAGACTTTTCAGGTTGATTACGTATATCCAGTAAAAAAGATAACTATTGAGGCCGGCCTTAAGGCGATCATGCGGGATAACCAAAGCGATTTTCAAAACTGGTCCGAAAATGATGAAACCGGGGAGTATGAAATTCAGCCGGGGCTGAGTAATAAATTCAAGAATACGCAAAATGTATTTGGGGCTTACAATACCTATCAGTATAACTTTAAAAACTGGAGTATCAAAGCCGGTGCCAGGATTGAAGAAACGGTTATACGGGCCAACTTCATTTCTACGGATTCAAAAGTTACAAGAGATTATTTTAATGTAATTCCGTCGGTTTCCGTCAACAGGAAACTAAAAGGGAATAGCGCTATTAACCTGGGATATACCCAGCGGATTCAGCGGCCGGGTATTTATCAGCTTAATCCTTTTGTAGATAAATCGAACCCGAATTTTGAAAGAACAGGAAATCCTGATCTGAGACCCGCAAACGTCAATGATCTTCAGCTGGCATACAACTGGTCGAAAAAACTATCGGTTAACGTTGGCTTGGGTTTTACCTTTTTCAAGGATCTGATATTCCCGGTATCCGTTTATGATTCCACCACTAATATTACCCGAACCTCTTTTGGGAATACCGGAACAGCCAAACTGCCTCAGGCCAATTTAAATATCAATTATCCGATTACCAAGAGATGGAATTTCAGCATGAATACCCGGGCTGCCTATGGTATGGTGGAAGGAGTTGTGAATAACATATTAATCAAAAACAAAGGACTGATGTATCAGCTTTCTTTCTCAACCGGTTACCGTTTGGAGCATGACTGGAGGGTCAATGCCAACCTGAATGCAAACGGTCCGAGTCTACAATTTCAGGGAACATCCAACACCATGCTCAGTACTTCGTTCAGCGTGAGCAAGGATTTATTGAAGGATAAACTGTCGTTTTCTGCGTCCATCAGTAATCCCTTTAATAAATTCCGGAAAGATCACAGGGAAGTATTCGGGCCGGATTTTACACAATATACAGATCGCCGCGATTACTTCCGCTCTGGCAATCTGAGCCTCAATTACAAATTCGGTAAACTAAAGGATGCCATCAAGAAGAACAAAAGAGGTATCCGGAATGATGATGTCCAGAATGGAAATTAG
- a CDS encoding ABC transporter permease gives MLKNYFRIAYRNLLRYKTFSLINITGIAIGLSCFLLLALYVKDELSYDRHHSNADRIYRLSRTFLAKDGTVSLRLGHAAPPFGPLIKQDFPEVEEVVRMLGTGALITYGEHVFNEENMYAAEQNIFKVFSFNVLQGNPDKALENPFSIMFSRPMAEKYFGKENPLGKSVRLDNQLNYTVTGVFEPLPAQSSFHPDFLVSFSTLNDSRVYGAEELRTNWGNNSFSTFLLLPANYDAGKLVKAFPAFQNRNIEPKASTYSVLHLTKLTDIHLRSHLDSEMEANGDIQYVYLFSAIAVFILLIACINYMNLATARAARRAREVGMRKVVGAKRSQLIYQFLSESILVVCIALMISLLIVVLCIPLLNNFAQKQLNLGMLADPVFVGVMVFITLFTGFLAGSYPAFFMTSFQPISVLKGRITTALKNGGLRQTLVVAQFAIAVILMISTAVVYSQMKYVQNYKLGYTKDQVILIPFSEDSTKYEAIKQEMKQSPAIGETGRSSRIPSGRLLDSWEAYVAKGDSMAPASIVLKSLHVDEDFIPVYKIKMAAGRNFSREYGTDKEGFIINETAAKMLGWKDPAKAIGNRFGYGHIRGQIIGVTRDYHFESLHQKIAPVVMLLNKGNFNWLSVQIAGKDMNTALSHLEKIWRNRYPDRPFQYEFLDQRFARLYTREQTQQMIFGIFAGIAIFISCLGLLGLSIFMAELRTKEIGVRKVLGASVPSLVLLLSNDFLKLVLLAIVIASPIAWYGMNTWLQDFAYHTEISWWVFALAGLLSTGIALFTVSFQSIKAALLNPVESLRSE, from the coding sequence ATGTTAAAAAATTATTTCAGAATTGCATATAGGAATCTTTTAAGGTATAAAACTTTTAGTCTGATCAACATAACAGGTATAGCCATAGGCTTGTCCTGCTTTTTGCTGCTGGCGCTGTACGTAAAAGATGAGCTCAGCTATGACCGGCACCATAGCAATGCTGACAGGATTTACCGGTTGTCCAGGACATTTTTGGCGAAGGATGGCACGGTGTCGCTTCGTTTGGGGCATGCTGCCCCACCTTTTGGGCCGCTGATCAAGCAGGATTTTCCGGAGGTGGAGGAAGTAGTCAGAATGTTGGGAACGGGGGCGCTTATAACCTATGGTGAGCATGTGTTCAATGAAGAAAATATGTATGCTGCGGAACAGAATATTTTCAAGGTATTCAGTTTTAATGTATTACAAGGGAATCCTGACAAGGCACTTGAGAATCCGTTTTCCATCATGTTTTCCAGGCCTATGGCGGAAAAATATTTTGGAAAAGAGAACCCGTTAGGCAAGTCGGTGCGGCTGGATAACCAACTGAATTATACAGTGACCGGTGTTTTTGAACCATTACCGGCCCAGTCATCATTTCATCCTGATTTTTTGGTATCATTTTCCACCCTGAACGACAGCAGGGTATACGGAGCCGAGGAGCTTCGCACCAATTGGGGAAATAATTCATTTTCTACTTTTTTACTTTTGCCCGCGAATTATGACGCCGGAAAGCTCGTGAAAGCATTTCCCGCATTTCAGAATAGAAATATAGAGCCCAAAGCTTCGACCTATTCGGTGCTCCATCTCACGAAACTGACGGATATCCATCTCCGGTCTCATCTTGATTCTGAGATGGAGGCCAACGGAGATATACAGTATGTTTATCTTTTTTCTGCTATTGCGGTCTTTATATTGCTGATTGCCTGCATCAATTACATGAATCTGGCAACTGCCCGGGCTGCACGCCGTGCCAGGGAAGTGGGCATGAGGAAGGTGGTAGGTGCAAAGCGCAGTCAGCTCATCTACCAGTTTTTGAGTGAATCCATATTAGTGGTCTGTATTGCGCTGATGATCTCTCTGTTGATCGTGGTACTTTGTATACCGCTCCTGAATAATTTTGCACAAAAACAGTTGAACCTCGGTATGCTCGCCGATCCGGTTTTTGTTGGTGTGATGGTATTCATCACGCTGTTCACCGGATTTCTGGCCGGAAGTTATCCTGCGTTTTTTATGACTTCCTTTCAGCCAATCAGTGTGTTAAAGGGGAGGATTACTACCGCGTTAAAAAATGGCGGGCTGCGCCAGACATTGGTGGTGGCTCAGTTTGCTATTGCAGTTATTCTCATGATCAGTACTGCGGTGGTGTACAGTCAGATGAAGTATGTACAAAATTATAAGCTGGGATATACCAAGGATCAGGTTATTCTGATTCCGTTTTCGGAGGATTCCACCAAGTATGAAGCTATAAAACAGGAGATGAAACAAAGTCCTGCCATAGGGGAAACAGGCCGTTCGTCAAGGATTCCATCCGGACGTTTACTGGATTCGTGGGAGGCCTATGTTGCTAAAGGGGATTCGATGGCGCCTGCCAGCATCGTCCTGAAATCTCTCCATGTAGATGAAGATTTCATCCCGGTTTATAAGATAAAAATGGCGGCCGGGAGGAATTTTTCAAGAGAATATGGTACCGACAAAGAAGGATTTATCATCAATGAAACGGCTGCAAAAATGCTTGGCTGGAAAGATCCTGCGAAGGCGATAGGCAACAGGTTTGGATACGGTCATATCCGCGGGCAGATCATCGGGGTAACAAGGGATTATCATTTTGAATCCCTGCATCAGAAAATTGCACCTGTTGTGATGCTCCTTAACAAAGGAAATTTCAACTGGCTGTCTGTGCAGATTGCGGGCAAAGATATGAACACCGCACTTTCGCATCTTGAAAAAATATGGAGAAACCGTTATCCTGACAGGCCTTTTCAATACGAATTTCTGGATCAGCGCTTTGCGAGGCTGTACACCCGTGAACAGACGCAGCAGATGATATTCGGGATTTTTGCCGGGATCGCCATTTTTATTTCCTGCCTTGGCTTGCTAGGGTTATCTATCTTTATGGCTGAGCTGCGTACCAAGGAGATAGGGGTAAGGAAAGTATTGGGCGCCTCCGTACCCAGCCTGGTGCTACTGCTTTCCAATGATTTTCTGAAACTGGTACTGCTGGCCATCGTGATCGCCTCGCCGATAGCCTGGTATGGGATGAACACCTGGTTGCAGGATTTTGCTTACCATACAGAGATATCCTGGTGGGTATTTGCACTGGCGGGATTACTTTCAACAGGCATCGCATTATTCACGGTAAGTTTCCAGAGCATAAAAGCAGCATTGCTGAACCCGGTGGAATCTTTGAGGAGCGAATAA
- a CDS encoding VOC family protein: protein MQPDYTVPAQTRIGHVHLKVADLDRALHFYCDLLGFEITMRYGNQAVFISAGGYHHHIGLNTWYSKDAPPADRHSVGLFHTAIVYPTRKDLAVIYNRLLLANYPLTGASDHGVSEALYLNDPDQNGVELYWDRPKEEWPYQEDGTIEMYTRALNLSGLLNELRK from the coding sequence ATGCAACCGGATTATACAGTTCCTGCCCAGACCCGCATCGGTCACGTACATCTTAAAGTGGCTGATCTGGATCGTGCCCTGCATTTTTATTGTGATTTGCTGGGTTTTGAAATCACGATGCGTTATGGAAATCAGGCGGTTTTTATTTCGGCTGGCGGGTATCACCATCACATCGGGCTCAACACTTGGTACAGTAAAGATGCCCCGCCGGCTGACCGCCATAGTGTAGGCCTTTTCCATACGGCTATTGTTTATCCCACCCGGAAAGACCTGGCAGTGATTTACAACCGGCTGCTGCTGGCCAACTACCCGCTGACGGGGGCCAGTGACCATGGTGTTTCGGAGGCTTTGTATCTCAATGACCCCGATCAGAATGGTGTTGAACTTTACTGGGACCGGCCAAAAGAAGAGTGGCCCTATCAGGAAGACGGTACCATTGAGATGTATACCCGCGCCCTCAATTTAAGCGGCTTGCTGAATGAACTGCGAAAATGA